A DNA window from Allokutzneria albata contains the following coding sequences:
- a CDS encoding acyl-CoA thioesterase — translation MSYVHWQDVPTRWKDNDIYGHVNNAAYYSFMDTAINTWLIESGGLDIHNGDMIGLCVESHCSYKAPAAFPETIAVGMRVGRLGRSSVRYELGLYRHDDLLAEGHFVHVFVDRKARRPVEITAPLRPALESLLVTP, via the coding sequence GTGAGCTATGTCCACTGGCAGGACGTGCCGACGCGATGGAAGGACAACGACATCTACGGCCACGTGAACAACGCGGCCTACTACTCCTTCATGGACACCGCGATCAACACCTGGCTCATCGAGAGCGGCGGGCTGGACATCCACAACGGCGACATGATCGGCCTGTGCGTGGAGTCGCACTGTTCCTACAAAGCACCCGCGGCATTCCCGGAAACGATCGCGGTGGGCATGCGGGTGGGCCGTCTCGGCCGGTCGAGCGTGCGCTACGAACTGGGGCTCTACCGGCATGACGATCTGCTGGCCGAAGGCCACTTCGTCCACGTCTTCGTGGACCGCAAGGCGCGGCGACCCGTGGAGATCACCGCGCCGTTGCGTCCCGCGTTGGAGTCACTGCTCGTGACCCCGTGA
- a CDS encoding CGNR zinc finger domain-containing protein, producing the protein MAMRDWIWDGGRASVDLVNTLRDRKTGARELLDEADALAEWLRLAELADVTAAQALPYLRAARELRETIDRVLRGQLDEADVDALNAWAARHHQPPLQLRLTPRREPVAHVPAPEEPVASALGAAAADAIKLLLEPSAIRICASDTCGLRFVDRSPARNRQWCSMARCGNRAKARQHYARHKTT; encoded by the coding sequence ATGGCCATGCGGGACTGGATCTGGGACGGCGGGCGGGCGAGCGTCGACCTGGTGAACACGCTGCGCGACCGCAAGACCGGCGCCCGGGAGCTGCTGGACGAGGCCGACGCGCTCGCGGAGTGGCTGCGGCTGGCCGAACTCGCCGACGTCACCGCGGCGCAGGCGCTGCCCTACCTCCGCGCCGCGCGGGAACTGCGGGAGACGATCGACCGGGTGCTCCGAGGGCAGCTGGACGAAGCCGACGTCGACGCGCTCAACGCGTGGGCGGCGCGGCACCACCAGCCACCGCTCCAGCTGCGCCTGACCCCGCGGCGCGAGCCGGTCGCCCACGTTCCCGCTCCCGAGGAGCCGGTGGCCTCGGCGCTGGGCGCGGCGGCGGCGGACGCGATCAAGCTGCTCCTGGAGCCGTCGGCGATCCGGATCTGCGCCTCGGACACCTGCGGGCTGCGCTTCGTGGACCGCTCTCCGGCCAGGAACCGCCAGTGGTGCTCGATGGCCCGTTGCGGCAACAGAGCGAAAGCGCGGCAGCATTACGCGCGGCACAAAACCACGTAG
- a CDS encoding alpha/beta fold hydrolase, with translation MGEVALVNGLRMHYRRAGEGSPVVLLHGWPQTGHCWRFLMPELAREHTVIAPDLRGYGLTDKARTGYDKRTMASDVSVLIETLGFERATVVGHDRGARVAHRWALDRPDQVERLVVMDVVPMRAMWQRMDAKFGAAYWHMLFHLQPDLPERLVGNDVAGYLGYFFEKWTVNRHGLEPGAIAEYVRAFSAPGALRSGFDDYRASISDDASLDDADFEAGRRLEMPVLALWGGAGLLNSLPALDIWREYANDVRGRAIPECGHFLPEERPAEVLAELRAFLAE, from the coding sequence ATGGGTGAGGTCGCGCTGGTGAACGGGCTGCGGATGCACTACCGACGCGCGGGGGAGGGGTCGCCCGTGGTGCTGCTGCACGGGTGGCCGCAGACGGGTCACTGCTGGCGGTTCCTGATGCCGGAGCTGGCCCGCGAGCACACCGTCATCGCGCCTGACCTGCGTGGATACGGCCTGACGGACAAGGCGAGGACCGGCTACGATAAGCGCACGATGGCCTCCGACGTTTCAGTGCTGATTGAAACTCTGGGCTTCGAGCGCGCGACCGTGGTGGGCCACGACCGGGGTGCGCGCGTCGCCCACCGCTGGGCGCTGGACCGCCCGGACCAGGTGGAACGGCTCGTGGTGATGGACGTGGTGCCGATGCGGGCGATGTGGCAGCGGATGGACGCCAAGTTCGGCGCGGCCTACTGGCACATGCTCTTCCACCTCCAGCCCGACCTGCCGGAGCGCTTGGTGGGCAACGACGTCGCCGGCTACCTCGGGTACTTCTTCGAGAAGTGGACGGTGAACCGCCACGGCCTCGAACCCGGAGCCATCGCCGAGTACGTCCGCGCGTTCTCCGCCCCCGGAGCGCTGCGCTCGGGCTTCGACGACTACCGCGCCTCGATCTCCGACGACGCCTCGCTCGACGACGCCGACTTCGAGGCGGGCCGCCGCCTGGAGATGCCGGTGCTGGCGTTGTGGGGCGGGGCGGGCCTGCTCAACTCGCTGCCCGCGCTGGACATCTGGCGCGAGTACGCCAACGACGTCCGCGGCCGGGCTATCCCGGAGTGCGGCCACTTCCTGCCCGAGGAGCGCCCCGCGGAGGTGCTCGCGGAACTGCGCGCGTTCCTGGCCGAGTAG
- a CDS encoding amino acid permease has product MNEGTGLRRELSGRQVGMIALGGAIGTGLFLGSGLAISLAGPAVVVVYAVAAVVALALAYALAEMTAVHPEAGGFGAISHRYLGPLAGFVQRWLYIVAQVVNIGSEVVAAGLYVQFWWPDVPLWAPVVGFSVLILTVNTLSVRFFGEFEYWFAMIKVATIVVFIGIGVYFLLFGFAGHPSPGLSAVTGHGGFLPNGLGAAWLALSVVTFSYMGTEAVTLTAAESRDPERDVPRAARSMVLRLGLFYVLGTAVLVLVVPWTEAAGTEGITQSPFVRLFEYAGIPAAAGVMNFVVLTAALSAMNTNLYLSSRMAHSLAIVGHAPRSLLKISSRGVPTRSLAVCALGLVLAVLASVFSPQQAFPLLIGAALFSGLMAWIIIFATHVAFRRARDREGAPPSPIRLPGAPATSVLAAVMLVAVLVTTGFTDQFFVAWLAGPPFLVLLVLAYLPVRRRAAARAAEPAT; this is encoded by the coding sequence GTGAACGAGGGGACGGGCCTGCGGCGGGAGCTGTCAGGTCGTCAGGTGGGCATGATCGCCCTCGGCGGGGCGATCGGCACCGGGCTGTTCCTCGGCTCCGGACTGGCGATCTCGCTGGCCGGGCCCGCCGTGGTGGTGGTCTACGCCGTCGCCGCGGTGGTCGCGCTGGCCCTCGCCTACGCGCTGGCGGAGATGACCGCCGTGCACCCGGAGGCGGGCGGTTTCGGGGCGATCTCGCACCGCTACCTCGGGCCGCTCGCCGGGTTCGTGCAGCGCTGGCTCTACATCGTCGCGCAGGTGGTCAACATCGGCAGCGAGGTCGTCGCCGCCGGGCTCTACGTCCAGTTCTGGTGGCCGGACGTGCCGCTGTGGGCGCCCGTCGTCGGGTTCTCCGTGCTGATCCTGACCGTGAACACGCTCTCGGTCCGCTTCTTCGGCGAGTTTGAGTACTGGTTCGCGATGATCAAGGTCGCGACCATCGTGGTGTTCATCGGGATCGGGGTGTACTTCCTGCTCTTCGGCTTCGCCGGGCACCCGTCGCCCGGCCTGTCCGCGGTCACCGGCCACGGCGGGTTCCTGCCGAACGGGCTCGGCGCCGCGTGGCTGGCGCTGAGCGTGGTGACCTTCAGCTACATGGGCACCGAGGCGGTCACGCTCACCGCCGCCGAGTCGCGCGACCCCGAGCGCGACGTGCCCAGGGCCGCGCGGAGCATGGTGCTGCGGCTCGGCCTGTTCTACGTGCTGGGCACGGCGGTCCTGGTGCTGGTCGTGCCGTGGACGGAGGCGGCGGGCACCGAGGGCATCACGCAGAGCCCGTTCGTCCGGTTGTTCGAGTACGCGGGCATTCCCGCCGCGGCCGGGGTGATGAACTTCGTCGTGCTGACCGCGGCCCTGTCCGCGATGAACACCAACCTCTACCTCAGCTCGCGGATGGCGCACTCGCTGGCGATCGTCGGGCACGCCCCGCGCTCGCTGCTGAAGATCAGCTCGCGCGGTGTGCCGACGCGCTCGCTCGCGGTGTGCGCCCTCGGCCTGGTCCTGGCCGTGCTGGCCTCGGTGTTCTCGCCGCAGCAGGCCTTCCCGCTGCTGATCGGCGCCGCGCTGTTCAGCGGGCTCATGGCGTGGATCATCATCTTCGCCACGCACGTCGCGTTCCGCCGGGCCAGGGACCGCGAGGGGGCTCCGCCGTCGCCGATCCGGCTGCCCGGCGCCCCGGCGACCTCCGTGCTCGCCGCGGTCATGCTCGTCGCGGTCCTGGTCACCACGGGCTTCACCGACCAGTTCTTCGTGGCGTGGCTGGCCGGGCCGCCGTTCCTGGTGCTGCTCGTGCTGGCGTACCTGCCGGTGCGCCGCCGGGCCGCCGCGCGCGCGGCCGAACCCGCCACCTAG